The following coding sequences are from one Streptomyces sp. NBC_01485 window:
- a CDS encoding DUF2330 domain-containing protein, whose product MVCFLRGQRKRLRQRLRRRLRGRVAAVLLALLAIQLGSLVAPAYACGCGALVPGDARQVAVGREVSVVRWDGAQEQIVMRLTVAGDAERAAWIMPVPNRATVRLGDPELFDQLAGATAPEHRARRHFWPQDDDWPLTTGDDMAPPPPPGAGPGGVGVIGRERLGPFDVARLTATDPDALADWLRTNDFALPARLKTALQPYVDRRWEYVAVRLAPENTGTALRGELEPLHLSFAADSLVYPMRLARLAASPQSLGLYVLAAHRMEPASRIGGERPRVTFAGPLGTTTGPLAELAKGMPDTPFLTAVAQEFPRPSDISGDHELRRARTDTAFRQVVYEDRLLSVAGIPVWLLTVVGGLAVLNTAAVVLGVRWGRARRASLSGPRHAGSPAPHTPHTPHTPHTPRVPPVPSAQPGLSVQPGPSVQPGPSAPPGPSAPPTPPKPSAPPRTPPVPPRTPAAPSAPPSAPTSASPAQRAVAPRAPNG is encoded by the coding sequence ATGGTCTGTTTCCTGCGGGGACAGCGAAAACGTTTACGTCAGCGTCTGCGTAGACGTTTACGTGGGCGGGTCGCGGCCGTTCTCCTGGCGCTGCTGGCGATCCAGCTCGGTTCGCTCGTCGCGCCGGCCTACGCCTGCGGCTGCGGCGCGCTGGTCCCGGGCGACGCGCGGCAGGTCGCGGTCGGCCGGGAGGTCTCCGTCGTGCGCTGGGACGGCGCGCAGGAGCAGATCGTCATGCGTCTGACGGTGGCCGGCGACGCCGAGCGGGCCGCCTGGATCATGCCGGTGCCGAACCGGGCGACCGTGCGGCTCGGCGACCCGGAGCTCTTCGACCAACTGGCCGGGGCGACCGCCCCCGAGCACCGCGCCCGCCGCCACTTCTGGCCGCAGGACGACGACTGGCCGCTGACCACCGGCGACGACATGGCGCCCCCGCCGCCGCCCGGCGCGGGGCCCGGCGGCGTCGGCGTGATCGGGCGCGAACGGCTCGGCCCGTTCGACGTGGCCCGGCTCACCGCCACCGACCCGGACGCCCTGGCCGACTGGCTGCGCACCAACGACTTCGCCCTCCCCGCCCGCCTCAAGACCGCCCTCCAGCCGTACGTCGACCGGCGCTGGGAGTACGTGGCGGTCCGGCTGGCCCCCGAGAACACCGGCACCGCGCTGCGCGGCGAGCTCGAACCGCTGCACCTCAGCTTCGCCGCCGACAGCCTCGTCTACCCGATGCGGCTGGCCCGGCTGGCGGCGTCGCCGCAGTCGCTGGGCCTGTACGTCCTCGCCGCCCACCGCATGGAACCGGCCTCCCGGATCGGCGGCGAGCGGCCCCGGGTGACCTTCGCGGGGCCGCTCGGGACGACGACGGGGCCGCTGGCCGAGCTGGCGAAGGGCATGCCGGACACCCCGTTCCTGACGGCCGTCGCCCAGGAGTTCCCGCGGCCCTCGGACATCTCCGGGGACCACGAACTGCGCCGGGCCCGGACCGACACCGCCTTCCGGCAGGTCGTCTACGAGGACCGGCTGCTCTCGGTGGCCGGGATCCCGGTGTGGCTGCTGACGGTGGTCGGCGGGCTGGCCGTCCTGAACACGGCCGCGGTCGTCCTGGGCGTGCGCTGGGGACGGGCCCGGCGCGCGAGCCTGTCGGGACCTCGCCATGCCGGGTCCCCCGCGCCGCACACGCCCCACACGCCCCACACGCCCCACACGCCCCGGGTGCCACCGGTGCCCTCGGCGCAACCGGGGCTCTCGGTGCAACCAGGGCCCTCGGTGCAACCAGGGCCCTCGGCGCCACCAGGGCCCTCGGCGCCGCCGACGCCGCCGAAGCCGTCCGCCCCACCCCGGACACCCCCCGTTCCGCCCCGGACACCCGCCGCGCCCTCCGCACCCCCCTCCGCGCCCACCTCCGCATCCCCCGCCCAACGCGCCGTCGCGCCCCGTGCGCCGAACGGCTGA
- a CDS encoding O-methyltransferase has product MSESESQVWDAVDAYFTDQLSPDDEVTAAALRDSEAAGLPAISVTANQGKLLQLFAEIQGARAILEIGTLGGYSTIWMARALPADGRLISLEYDPRHAEVAVRNIARAGLDKVVEVRVGAALESLPLLADENPPPFDLVFIDADKANNPHYLEWALKLTSVGSLIVVDNVVRGGRVVDADSDAGDVLGTRAAVELIAAHPRLSGTAIQTVGAKGYDGFALARVLA; this is encoded by the coding sequence ATGAGCGAGTCCGAGTCGCAGGTCTGGGACGCCGTCGACGCCTACTTCACCGACCAGCTCTCCCCGGACGACGAGGTGACGGCGGCCGCGCTGCGCGACAGCGAGGCCGCCGGACTGCCGGCCATCAGCGTCACGGCGAACCAGGGCAAGCTGCTCCAGTTGTTCGCCGAGATCCAGGGCGCCCGGGCGATCCTGGAGATCGGCACGCTCGGCGGTTACAGCACGATCTGGATGGCCCGCGCGCTCCCCGCCGACGGCCGGCTGATCTCCCTGGAGTACGACCCCCGGCACGCGGAGGTCGCCGTCCGCAACATCGCCCGCGCCGGCCTCGACAAGGTGGTCGAGGTGCGGGTCGGGGCGGCCCTGGAGTCGCTGCCGCTGCTGGCCGACGAGAACCCGCCCCCGTTCGACCTCGTCTTCATCGACGCCGACAAGGCCAACAACCCCCACTACCTGGAGTGGGCGCTGAAGCTCACGAGCGTGGGCAGTCTGATCGTCGTCGACAACGTCGTACGGGGCGGCCGGGTCGTCGACGCGGACAGCGACGCGGGGGACGTGCTCGGCACCCGCGCCGCCGTCGAACTGATCGCCGCGCACCCGAGGTTGAGCGGCACGGCGATCCAGACGGTGGGGGCGAAGGGCTACGACGGTTTCGCGCTGGCACGCGTCCTGGCGTAG
- a CDS encoding J-domain-containing protein, with translation MTERRPPGIPFESWVDKQIRDAERRGEFARLPGAGKPLPPGTDTSYDELWWIRRKMAREGLSVLPPTLALRKEAEDALAAAYAAPSERIVRKIITDVNVKLRDMMFKPPPGPPLGMKPYDVEAVVREWREHREDRATAGESGASGESDV, from the coding sequence ATGACCGAGCGAAGGCCACCGGGTATTCCGTTCGAGTCCTGGGTGGACAAGCAGATCCGTGACGCGGAGCGGCGCGGCGAGTTCGCCCGACTCCCGGGCGCGGGCAAGCCGTTGCCGCCGGGTACGGACACCTCGTACGACGAACTCTGGTGGATCAGACGCAAGATGGCCCGCGAGGGCCTCTCCGTCCTGCCGCCGACGCTCGCCCTGCGCAAGGAGGCGGAGGACGCGCTCGCGGCGGCGTACGCGGCGCCCTCGGAACGCATCGTCCGGAAGATCATCACAGACGTCAACGTCAAGCTCCGCGACATGATGTTCAAGCCGCCGCCCGGCCCCCCGCTGGGCATGAAGCCGTACGACGTCGAAGCGGTCGTACGGGAGTGGCGGGAGCACCGGGAGGACCGGGCGACGGCCGGGGAATCAGGTGCCTCAGGGGAGTCAGATGTGTAG